taattacttagtaaatttttaaattttttaataatgaaaactaattattattaattatttatttgctgcaaattttaaattttaaattaattttaaattttaaatatctacaCAGTTTTACTACTCGTAGACTTAAAGTCACTCagtatattatcaaaatcagttaCACGTTCACGTAATATTTCAATGATTAAATCATGAACTCTATACGACATACAAAAGTTTTTAGCGAGGTCACTCTCGTCACAGGGTTTGCAGTCCTTAAAATACGCCGCAGTCGACCCTTTGAGTTCTGGAGAGGTTGCACAATAAATAATCGTACTGGCACCCTGTACCTAGAGCGGTGAATGCCAATGAATTGTAAGTTAACATATTCCATAATATCTGATAACATGAGCATCATCacaattaataatacaataaatcatcatcatcagtaataGTCAAGGGAGTCCACTGATGGATATGGCCCCTCGTAAGGATTTCCACAGGAGCTGCTGGCGTACAGCGGCTCCCGTCACCCGCTCGACATCATCGGTCCGCCCAGTGGAGGGTCGACCGGCACCGTAAATGCTTTGGGATCCCGACGACTATCAGCACTTCTGAATACTCATATGCCCTGTGCCGTACACGCTCACTTCAACTCGTTCAAGCGAGTCATTGAGCTGTGTCGCTGAAAATCTCCTCAGTCCTGGTTTAAAAATCAGATCATTGACGAATTAGTAATCAATAATAACACGAGCGTTATAATAATACTCACAATAGACTTAGTGAACGGAAGCATAGCAAAGTACAGCATTTCATAGAACCACCAGTTGCGACATAGACCGGTTCTGATAAACGAGCCCGGGTGCGCACAGAAGACAGACCTCTCAGTACTACTCCAATGGTCGCTCAAATAGTGCACGAGTAGTATGCCGCAAAGCTTCGATATATTGTACGATTTTATGGAAGTGTACTCATATTTAGGTAATGACAGGTCGTCGACATTAGGAATCGGCATATCTCCATTCGGCCATTTTATGTTTCTGAAAGGAATGCACAGGAATAGCGATAAAAGTGTATTTCAAAATCGCCACTCGCGAATTAAATGGCAAACAACGTAAAATGCCACTGACCTATGAGACTCGGCCGACGTGAACACAACTCGCGCATCGGGAGCGAGGGTCGTCGACAGAAGGAGTAACAAATAATACTGACTCAGACAATTCACTTGGAACGTGGTTTCAAGTGTATCCTCCGTCAAGGACCACGGTATACCGAACGTCGCTGCGTTTAGAATGACGATGTCAATTTTTCTACGAACAATAATCATATAACATAATCATATAAAGTTATAACAAAtgttaagtttatttaaaataacttcaAAGGAGATCACTTTTCATTTCGACGTATACGGTTTGCACATTCTTTTACAGAGAGCAGGGAAGCTAGATTcaaatcgtagaaagagagtcgTTCACTCTTCTCGCAGAAATCTTTTGTATCTCGCGTGGCTTTGTAAATGTTTCGACAGGCCATGAGGACGTTGCAATCACGTAAACTCAAACAACGCGTCAACTCTAACCCGATACTGCCATTTGCGCCAGTGATAAGACATgtcttattttctaaattaatatcCTTGACTATCTGAAATAAAGAGAAAGTTTGCTTCTATTAAAATGTTTGAAAGTTTGCAGTTAAACTTCATTGCACATCTTTTTTCATTATTGGCACATAAATATAACTGagcattaaattgaaaaaaataaaattacttccTCTGCTGATGGTCCGAAAAACGTTTTCAGTTCTGTATTTCTTGGAATTTGTTTGAGATAGTTTTCCACGATGTTGTCTTTCCAAATTATCGTACTGATAttatatttgataatattataaaaggaaACTTTACTGTAACAAATAGGCGCAGTGACATTAGACATCCAGaacaatgattttatattattcgaAAAAATGTCGCACCTACCGAACGGAATAATTGATCCCATTGATTGATTTTATCATTTTCTACATCAATGTTTCCAGATAAATATGCTAGTATATTAGTTCTAGTAAAGTTGagatgtatttgtattttttgttgaacCTAAAGAAATTTATAAGAATAAAACAAACTTCTAACACTGCCACTGAAATGCCGTCAAATTTCGTTAGAAATTATTATGGTAGCTTTAGTTAGCTTAGctttagtttttatattcctTTAGTTGTAcctttttacataaattaaaacgatttgatatttaataaaatcggttttattttttaaaatcgctttcattttgtaaaaaggtATCAGGCAAAGAGATCCTGTGTGTTGCCTAGATTGTCGCATTTTGTCAGATTTGCGTCAATCTAATATCTTCAAATATTCCAGTGTATAGCCATCGATCTAAAACGAGAGCGACCTTCAGTcctttaggggtagggtaggtgtagggtagggtagaggtagagtaggggtaggttaaaggtagggtagaagtagagTAGGGGTATAGTAGAGTAgctgtagggtgggagtagggtgtCTCAAGTAAGGTTTTATTAGCAACTTTCTTGGAAAGCATAAATAACTTATAAGAAAGCTGATTTAACCTAGAACACACATATTCAGTATGCGTTTtccatgaaaaatgtttgtcaaTATTTAATCCTAAAAATTTCGTTTCATAAGTTTCGTCAATTCATTTGtccaaatatttaatgtttatatcaTTAATTGGTATTGCTTTTTATATTctgaaaattcattatttttgttttattaaaatttaacataagCGTATTATCGTCCAACCAATTCATAGTATCTAACAGACTGTTATTTATAGAATTCTCGTGTTCAGTAATGTTCCTATTTATATTGATCACCGTGCAATCATCTTTTAGTGCTATTTGTGTTCTATTTATGAGGTATGTTAGAGGGAAATAGACAACAAGACAACAGTCAAACACCCCAAGGCCTACGGGGCCTTAGCAGTAAGAGCGCGCGATTTAAATACAACTATTTTTTAtccaatttttatattacaagtGTAAAATAATGTGTGTTTGGTAGAACGACTAAAGTGGTACAGTGCAATGCCTGGCTGTTAATCATCGAAAGAGAAAACCCTCAAAATTTTACTTTTCACGtgtcgtcaacccatattcggctcactgctgagctcaagtctcctctcagaatgagagggataagatcaatagtccaccacgctggcccagtgcggattggtagacttcacacacgcagagaattcagaaatcTGGTAAAATATTTctggaaatattaaaataattgttgttgatatactcgtaattgtaatacTACATAATAGGCGAGTTGATACTTTTTTAATgtacttaaatagtttattatcgATAGTAATGATAACAATCAGTGCACGGtgtacttagaccattaataactggacgtggttcgctaaccgttacccctctggcaaagatcaaaaatctatgatctaatgcgtttataaaaactgttgctacagaatcgatgtttcattgttgtaatcgttttcgtcgtgtaaggagctccctaaaaatgccggtttgtgtagttaaatggcataaaaaaccgccaaaaacttgtagtttggtaaaagatggagtaacgtttcatttgaaagtattcaaaccttaattttatcaattttttaataaaaacaatttataaaaagaatcgattcttttgacgaaacagccaaacatcgatcagtaatcgaatattctatgcatttaatctgtggatagtctaagcaatgtcacagtaaatatgcaagcagtagtttgacttcatactagaggtcgaaacgcgagctatacctcaatttcaatttcaacttactagttaaatagattttattaattagaaataagactaactcactaacatactaaacttaaaacagacacactaacaatatactaacatagaaaaaaaatattaaaactgttactcttattaattggataacttgtttaatgtaataatgtaaggaataataaaggctttgaaattgagaaaaacatacggttttaaagggctaacataatctacggaaccctacactgcgcgtggcccgacacgcacttgaccggttttttaatatttggtcacgtacctagatggcatcaccaaaataaacatatgaatacgacctatccttcaaggtcatcgattagtatcagccttatttaaatctaccaatcaaaaaacaaaacgcattttattgatcacttcctattttactacaatttacgaaatattttatttgtttagataaaaaaagtacatttacaatcacaaaactaaatggaaatacaaagttggcaaatgtaattaaaatgctggaggcaggcagccctatcacatgtttacgtaccgcgcgctgtaagtatttatttcaaaaatacggccgagtatactgcttgtatatatttttactgtgcacaatgtgtttgttagtgtgtgtaaaaattacgcgtgtgtgtattgcaagtcaaatttatagttgtgtgtagtgtatggacacagaatatacttaatggtgttaaatgttttcgatgtgtgagtttacctcgtccccctcaaaaaatgacagacttttttgctggtgaatttgggtgcgaaccgcgtccagttattaatatAATGGTCTAAGACGGTGTAACACTAGCGGCTTGCACATGCACATTACACACATAGGACATAATTCTAtagtacttgtaccgactcttaaatatATGATTGCActcatataaatgtatattctAGTATACATATGAATATCTATGGCTGCGCTTGTGACGCCCAAAAAAGTTCACATTGTTTCAAAAAAGTATGAACTCGGAGCCTGTACGGCCAGTTTATGAAAAAGAATTGCCACATGTGACTTCATGTCGTTCTgtgtttgacattgacaatttgaCAATGGATTTGACTTTGacgatttgacgtttgtgattttattttctgttcGATTTCTCTTCTGATCAATTTCTATTCttcgattttaatttaattttattgtaaatttgtaaacTAGCTGTAAATatcacattttaaaataaattaataacataatagatTTAGCTTGATCTACAGGTGACAATAATGGTAGCTACAATTACCAGAAACAAATAACTGTAAAGAAACAAATTGTACATAGTCATTCAATTttgttgattattataattttaaacccCATTAAATTGGACCAAATTCAAATTCCAAATGATGGCTGGGTCGGCGTTAAGAAGACTGATGGCCGAATATAAACGTAAGCATTACATTTATGTTCTCATTCACATACACACTTGTTCCAATAGTAGGGGCACAGAATACAATGTATCCCGAGATTAGAGAATCTCAATACAAAACGACCTTAACGGACCTGTCTACCAAGTTAAATGTTTttctaacaaaataataaatacttacagtgTAAACTCCATGTAATGTCACTCGATGTAACGACAGCCTCGCTAAAGCGTCGACGTCACGTGGCTTTGATTGGTTTAGCTTGCTTTTCATACAATGATACACgcggtgattcggactttagtgcggatattttttttcgtggttatgtatcattaatagaacataaatctacaaacagttcgatacattttatgtaatttcttttcaatttatgtctcagaaataacaaaataatggacacattaccaaacaaactgcgcaactgctggcggcactttgtaagacgccgacaaagaaataccggcagtagtcatatcgctttgGCTTCGGCTGAcaggggtggcaggggtgaggggatcgaaaaatccctgaggacgcctgccgaattgccgatgggcggccggtgacagacaatctgccgttgCGTCTAACACAAtggggcgtcccacagggttcaattttGGGttcttttctattcctagtgtacataaacgatttaccacaccatgttagcggcatctgtgagatagtactgtctgctgacgacacatccctaatttttaagagtgacagaagtaaagataatttcgacgatgtaaaccgtgccatattgcatgtgtcgcattggttcactgttaacaacttacttttaaatgcaaagaaaactaaatatgttgagttttcattaccaaatgttataaaattagataagtctataatgatcaatggtgaaacactagaaatagagaattccacagtttacctgggagtgaccttggattctaaacttcagtggggtgctcatatagaaaaactgtcaggtcaAATTAGCTCAGctgcatttgcagtgagaaatataagacagtttactgatgttgacacagctagacttgtttattttgcgtactttcacagcgtaatgtcttacggtattttgttgtggggcaaggctgctgatatacattccatatttgtacttcagaaaattttaataaaaaaaatacaaccaacttcaaaacctaaaaacgtacccactaaactaaaaagcgaaaaataacatcataatatgttctacctgctgat
This is a stretch of genomic DNA from Bicyclus anynana chromosome Z unlocalized genomic scaffold, ilBicAnyn1.1 SUPER_Z_unloc_1, whole genome shotgun sequence. It encodes these proteins:
- the LOC112045521 gene encoding WW domain-containing oxidoreductase, with amino-acid sequence MGSIIPFGRCDIFSNNIKSLFWMSNVTAPICYSKVSFYNIIKYNISTIIWKDNIVENYLKQIPRNTELKTFFGPSAEEIVKDINLENKTCLITGANGSIGLELTRCLSLRDCNVLMACRNIYKATRDTKDFCEKSERLSFYDLNLASLLSVKECANRIRRNEKKIDIVILNAATFGIPWSLTEDTLETTFQVNCLSQYYLLLLLSTTLAPDARVVFTSAESHRNIKWPNGDMPIPNVDDLSLPKYEYTSIKSYNISKLCGILLVHYLSDHWSSTERSVFCAHPGSFIRTGLCRNWWFYEMLYFAMLPFTKSIVQGASTIIYCATSPELKGSTAAYFKDCKPCDESDLAKNFCMSYRVHDLIIEILRERVTDFDNILSDFKSTSSKTV